Proteins found in one Massilia sp. H6 genomic segment:
- a CDS encoding SlyX family protein, producing MNQEDRFVDIEIKVAHQEDLVETLNQTIYQQGRRIDKLEAMVAALADHVRNLQTSRQGPVNERPPHY from the coding sequence GTGAACCAAGAAGACCGTTTCGTCGACATTGAAATCAAGGTCGCGCACCAGGAAGACCTGGTCGAGACCCTGAACCAGACTATCTACCAGCAAGGCCGCCGTATCGACAAGCTCGAAGCGATGGTGGCCGCGCTGGCGGACCATGTCCGTAACCTGCAGACCAGCCGCCAGGGGCCGGTCAACGAACGCCCGCCGCATTACTGA
- the modB gene encoding molybdate ABC transporter permease subunit, with protein MFPPELWAALSLTLRLSLVTSLVLLAIAIPLANWLNTSRMRGILLIDTLVSLPIVLPPTVIGFYLLMLMAPQRPLGAAWLSVFGHPLPFSFAGLVAGSVVYSLPFAVQPIQSAFRNVSRDLVQSALALGLSRRQAFFSVVLPLSRNGIFTGLSLSFAHTMGEFGVVLMLGGNIPGQTRVASIALYDEAQKLNYDAAHAYALVLLAISFAILVTIAFFQRKQHAPLLGN; from the coding sequence ATGTTCCCGCCCGAACTGTGGGCCGCGCTCTCGCTCACGTTGCGGCTTTCGCTGGTGACCTCGCTGGTGCTGCTGGCGATCGCCATCCCGCTCGCCAACTGGCTCAATACCAGCCGCATGCGCGGCATCTTGTTGATCGACACCTTGGTCAGCCTGCCGATCGTACTGCCGCCCACGGTCATCGGCTTTTATCTCTTGATGCTGATGGCGCCGCAACGGCCGCTGGGCGCGGCCTGGCTGTCGGTGTTCGGGCACCCGCTGCCGTTCTCGTTCGCAGGACTGGTGGCCGGCTCGGTCGTCTACAGCCTGCCGTTCGCGGTGCAGCCGATCCAGTCGGCCTTTCGCAACGTCAGCCGCGACCTGGTGCAGTCGGCGCTGGCGCTGGGCTTGAGCCGGCGCCAGGCTTTCTTTTCGGTCGTGCTGCCGCTGTCGCGCAACGGCATCTTTACCGGCCTGTCGCTCAGTTTCGCCCACACGATGGGCGAATTCGGCGTGGTGCTGATGTTGGGCGGGAACATCCCTGGCCAGACCCGGGTCGCATCGATCGCGCTCTACGACGAGGCGCAAAAACTCAACTATGATGCCGCGCACGCGTATGCGCTGGTGCTGCTGGCGATCTCGTTTGCGATCCTGGTGACGATCGCCTTCTTCCAGCGCAAGCAGCACGCGCCGCTGCTGGGCAACTGA
- the senA gene encoding selenoneine synthase SenA yields the protein MTEHHVSFRHMGPPELEAALRSARQHTLALFDALAAAGHDQAAQVPRLSVLNLPLWELGHIAWFAEWFVLREARSSLPGDAVKPSLLAQGDHWFDSNTVAHDARWALDLPEPEAIKCYCSEVLERIGEQLARSPGHDAALYPYRLVLAHEDMHGEALLYTLQTLGAAAPASCATMDADETMATGQLAFAEASFSCGGEQSRGFSFDNERPPLPCRLAPFAIDAGLVSNAAYLAFMRAGGYQDPGYWSDAGRAWLAQQGRSAPRYWQRDGAGDGWHTVRFGRRAALEPCAPVRHVSLFEAQAYCRWAGRRLPTEQEWEYAAASRRPGFDWGQLWEWTASGFLPHPGFTADRYREYSAPYFGSRQSLRGASFATPARLRSPHFRNFYPPERDDIFVGFRTCAA from the coding sequence ATGACCGAACACCACGTATCGTTTCGCCACATGGGCCCGCCCGAGCTGGAGGCGGCACTGCGCAGCGCGCGGCAGCACACGCTGGCCCTGTTCGATGCCCTGGCCGCGGCTGGCCACGACCAGGCGGCGCAGGTACCGCGCCTGAGCGTGTTGAACCTGCCGCTATGGGAGCTGGGGCATATCGCCTGGTTTGCGGAATGGTTCGTGCTGCGCGAGGCACGCAGCAGCCTGCCGGGCGATGCCGTCAAGCCTTCGCTGCTGGCGCAGGGTGACCACTGGTTCGATTCCAATACCGTGGCCCACGATGCGCGCTGGGCGCTCGACCTGCCCGAGCCGGAGGCAATCAAGTGCTATTGCAGCGAAGTGCTCGAGCGCATCGGTGAGCAGCTGGCACGCAGCCCTGGGCACGACGCGGCGCTCTATCCGTACCGCTTGGTGCTGGCGCATGAAGACATGCATGGCGAAGCCCTGCTGTACACCCTGCAAACGCTGGGAGCTGCCGCGCCCGCGTCCTGCGCCACCATGGACGCGGACGAGACCATGGCGACGGGCCAGCTTGCCTTCGCCGAGGCCAGCTTTTCTTGTGGCGGCGAGCAGTCAAGGGGCTTTAGCTTCGATAACGAGCGACCGCCGCTGCCATGCCGCCTTGCCCCGTTCGCGATCGACGCCGGCCTGGTATCGAACGCCGCCTATCTGGCCTTCATGCGCGCCGGCGGCTACCAGGATCCCGGCTACTGGAGCGACGCCGGACGTGCATGGCTGGCGCAGCAAGGGCGTTCGGCACCGCGCTACTGGCAGCGCGATGGCGCGGGCGATGGTTGGCACACCGTTCGCTTCGGGCGCCGGGCAGCCCTGGAGCCGTGCGCGCCGGTGCGCCACGTCAGTTTGTTCGAGGCGCAGGCCTATTGCCGCTGGGCCGGACGGCGCCTGCCGACCGAGCAGGAGTGGGAATACGCGGCCGCCTCGCGCCGGCCAGGCTTCGACTGGGGCCAGCTGTGGGAATGGACCGCTTCGGGCTTCCTGCCCCACCCCGGGTTCACCGCTGACCGCTACCGCGAGTACTCGGCGCCCTATTTCGGTAGCCGCCAGAGCTTGCGCGGAGCCTCGTTCGCCACCCCGGCGCGGCTGCGCTCGCCGCATTTCCGCAACTTCTACCCACCCGAGCGGGACGATATCTTCGTCGGCTTTCGCACCTGCGCTGCCTGA
- a CDS encoding SRPBCC family protein — protein MKFEHLIQINDPLNPLVDTLTTEQLWRGLVLRAESPELFVPHLDECQIGERTSGSFTRRLRYGDLVIDDVVHMTPLQEVRFEVPAQGDIAASSLKMIIETPTNAMLLVRFCYDDGQGEHVDEANKMYDDFKRSAYQEADIDTVRILRQLAAEGKLDASYLN, from the coding sequence ATGAAATTTGAACATCTCATCCAGATCAACGATCCGCTCAACCCGCTGGTCGACACCCTCACCACCGAGCAATTGTGGCGCGGCCTGGTGCTGCGCGCCGAATCGCCCGAGCTGTTCGTGCCGCACCTGGACGAATGCCAGATCGGCGAACGCACCAGTGGCAGTTTCACGCGCCGCCTGCGCTATGGCGATCTGGTGATCGACGACGTCGTGCACATGACGCCGCTGCAAGAAGTGCGCTTCGAGGTACCTGCGCAGGGCGATATCGCCGCCTCGAGCCTGAAGATGATCATCGAAACCCCGACCAACGCCATGCTGCTGGTGCGCTTTTGCTACGACGATGGCCAGGGCGAGCATGTCGACGAAGCCAACAAGATGTATGACGACTTCAAGCGCTCGGCCTACCAGGAGGCCGATATCGATACGGTGCGCATCCTGCGCCAGCTCGCGGCAGAGGGCAAGCTCGACGCGAGTTATCTGAACTGA
- a CDS encoding dihydrolipoyl dehydrogenase, translating to MNKLNIDVAVIGTGTAGMTAYRAAKAQGARTVVIEGGQYGTTCALVGCMPSKLLIAAAEAAHSMQHAAPFGVHAGEVRIDGRAVMERVRRERDRFVGFVVDGVEAMPAEDKLRGHARFTGPHTLVVDEHTEITAARIVIATGSTPLRLPELENVGPGIVTSDDVFYWEDLPRSVAVIGTGVIGLELGQALNRLGVRVKFYTRGGSIAHISDPEVLHEAGRVLNEELDIQFQSKVVGAVQEGDEVALTVSDALGKESTERFQFVLMAAGRTPNVYDIGLEETGIERGKHGVPVFDSRTMQCGSSHIFIAGDANNERPLLHDAADNGKIAGDNAGRYPDVRPGLRRTPIAVAFTEPNIATLGASYRSLCEGGQYKFAVGQVSFANQGRSRVMLQNKGLLRVYAEFGSCRFLGAEMIAPRAEHLAHTLSWACQMRMTVEQMLEMPFYHPVIEEGVRTALRDLARCLAEGESKVDASDSKPGI from the coding sequence ATGAACAAACTGAATATCGATGTTGCCGTCATCGGCACCGGCACCGCCGGCATGACGGCATACCGGGCAGCCAAGGCGCAGGGTGCGCGCACCGTGGTGATCGAGGGCGGCCAATACGGCACCACCTGCGCGCTGGTGGGCTGCATGCCGAGCAAACTCCTGATCGCGGCTGCAGAGGCGGCCCATTCGATGCAGCATGCGGCGCCGTTTGGCGTGCATGCGGGCGAGGTCCGCATCGACGGGCGGGCCGTGATGGAGCGCGTGCGCCGCGAGCGCGACCGCTTCGTCGGCTTTGTCGTTGACGGCGTCGAAGCCATGCCGGCCGAAGACAAGTTGCGTGGCCATGCACGCTTTACCGGTCCGCATACGCTGGTGGTGGACGAGCACACCGAGATCACCGCGGCGCGCATCGTGATCGCCACCGGCTCCACGCCGCTGCGCCTGCCCGAGCTGGAGAACGTCGGCCCCGGCATTGTCACCAGCGACGACGTGTTCTACTGGGAAGATCTGCCGCGCTCGGTGGCGGTGATCGGCACCGGCGTCATCGGGCTGGAACTGGGACAGGCCTTGAACCGTCTTGGCGTGCGCGTAAAGTTCTACACGCGCGGGGGCAGCATCGCCCACATCAGCGACCCCGAGGTGCTGCACGAAGCCGGCCGCGTGCTGAACGAAGAACTCGACATACAGTTCCAGTCGAAGGTGGTGGGCGCGGTGCAGGAAGGCGATGAGGTGGCGCTAACGGTCAGCGATGCACTCGGCAAGGAATCCACCGAACGCTTCCAGTTCGTGCTGATGGCGGCCGGCCGCACCCCGAACGTGTACGACATTGGTCTCGAAGAAACCGGCATCGAACGCGGCAAGCACGGTGTGCCGGTGTTCGATTCGCGCACAATGCAATGTGGCAGCAGCCATATCTTCATCGCCGGCGACGCCAACAACGAACGTCCGCTGCTGCACGACGCGGCCGACAATGGCAAGATCGCCGGCGACAACGCGGGCCGTTATCCGGACGTACGTCCCGGCCTGCGTCGCACACCGATCGCGGTCGCCTTCACCGAGCCGAACATCGCCACGCTCGGCGCCAGCTACCGCAGCCTGTGCGAGGGTGGCCAGTACAAGTTCGCGGTGGGGCAGGTATCGTTCGCGAACCAGGGCCGCAGCCGGGTCATGTTGCAGAACAAGGGATTGCTGCGGGTGTACGCCGAATTCGGCTCATGCCGCTTCCTGGGCGCGGAAATGATCGCACCGCGCGCCGAGCACCTGGCGCACACGCTGTCCTGGGCTTGCCAGATGCGCATGACGGTGGAACAGATGCTGGAGATGCCGTTCTATCATCCGGTGATCGAAGAAGGCGTGCGCACCGCGCTGCGCGACCTGGCGCGCTGCCTGGCCGAGGGCGAGAGCAAGGTCGACGCGTCGGACAGCAAACCGGGGATCTGA
- a CDS encoding UvrD-helicase domain-containing protein yields the protein MSNAPKFGLNGPQSEAVLYLDGPCLVLAGAGSGKTRVITQKIAYMIEDRGYDPRTIAALTFTNKAALEMQERIAKLLKQPKQAKQLTVSTFHSLGVKILRQEAAGVGLKDKFSIMDSDDCYTIVSDLALTTDKQEIRRIQNAISLWKNGLVDPEDAIQGAKDEDEAMSARVYRSYLATLQAYQAVDFDDLIRLPVELFRNNESIRDRWQRRLRYLLMDEYQDTNTCQYELVKLLVTGIGKKPMFTAVGDDDQAIYAWRGASVENLKTLQTDFPDLRVVKLEQNYRSTTRILQAANAVIGNNPKLFEKSLWSEHGLGEPIEVLGMQSDEQEAEQVAIMISADHFQRKNHWADYAILYRGNHQARVIEQSLRKERIPYTMSGGQSFFDKAEIKDVIAYLRLIANQNDDPAFIRAVTTPKRGVGMATLEVLGEFSKQWNCSLFDAAQKGGLEAKLPDRQLLPLRGFCHFMNGLEDRATRPGPSGSGDNAAEVLDDMMKEINYEHYLYENFDDRAAQAKWQNVLEFTNWLKERGRGGRERDGEEKNLLELTQMVALMSMLEGQDDEQDAVRMSTLHASKGLEYPHVFLVGVEEGILPHKGDPDAPVEIIAARIQEERRLMYVGITRAQRTLRLSWCKKRKRAGELVHCEPSRFIKEMALDVGDAPPKETEIITPKERLASLKALLATPKL from the coding sequence ATGTCCAACGCACCAAAATTCGGCCTCAACGGGCCGCAAAGCGAAGCCGTGCTCTATCTGGACGGTCCGTGCCTGGTGCTGGCGGGGGCCGGTTCGGGGAAAACGCGCGTCATCACGCAAAAAATTGCGTACATGATCGAAGACCGTGGCTATGATCCGCGCACGATTGCCGCCCTGACCTTTACCAACAAGGCAGCGCTCGAGATGCAGGAGCGGATCGCCAAGCTGCTCAAGCAGCCGAAGCAGGCCAAGCAGCTGACCGTATCAACCTTCCACTCGCTGGGCGTCAAGATCCTGCGCCAGGAAGCTGCCGGGGTCGGCCTGAAGGACAAGTTTTCGATTATGGACAGCGACGACTGTTACACCATCGTCTCCGACCTGGCGCTGACCACGGATAAACAGGAAATCCGCCGCATCCAGAACGCGATTTCGCTGTGGAAGAATGGCCTGGTCGACCCGGAGGACGCTATTCAAGGGGCGAAAGACGAGGACGAAGCCATGTCGGCACGGGTTTACCGCAGCTACCTGGCGACCCTGCAGGCATACCAGGCGGTGGACTTCGACGACCTGATCCGCCTGCCGGTGGAACTGTTCCGCAACAACGAATCGATCCGCGACCGCTGGCAACGGCGCCTGCGCTATCTGTTGATGGACGAGTACCAGGACACCAACACCTGCCAATACGAACTGGTCAAACTGCTGGTAACGGGCATCGGCAAGAAGCCGATGTTCACCGCCGTGGGCGACGACGACCAGGCGATCTACGCCTGGCGTGGCGCCTCGGTGGAAAACCTGAAAACCCTGCAGACCGACTTTCCCGACCTGCGGGTGGTGAAGCTCGAGCAGAACTACCGCTCGACCACGCGCATCTTGCAGGCGGCCAATGCCGTCATCGGCAACAACCCGAAGCTGTTCGAAAAGTCGCTCTGGTCCGAGCATGGCCTGGGCGAGCCGATCGAAGTGCTGGGCATGCAGAGCGACGAGCAGGAAGCCGAGCAGGTGGCGATCATGATCTCGGCCGACCATTTCCAGCGCAAGAATCATTGGGCCGACTACGCGATTTTGTACCGCGGCAACCACCAGGCGCGCGTCATCGAGCAGTCGCTGCGCAAGGAGCGCATCCCGTACACGATGTCAGGCGGCCAGAGCTTTTTCGACAAGGCGGAGATCAAGGACGTGATCGCCTACCTGCGCCTGATTGCCAACCAGAACGACGACCCGGCCTTTATCCGCGCCGTTACCACCCCCAAGCGCGGGGTCGGCATGGCTACGCTGGAGGTGTTGGGCGAATTCTCCAAGCAGTGGAATTGTTCGCTGTTCGATGCGGCCCAGAAAGGCGGCCTGGAAGCCAAGCTGCCGGACCGCCAGCTCTTGCCCTTGCGCGGCTTTTGCCATTTCATGAACGGCCTGGAAGACCGCGCTACCCGGCCGGGGCCGTCGGGCAGTGGCGACAATGCCGCCGAAGTACTCGATGACATGATGAAAGAGATTAACTACGAGCACTATCTTTACGAAAATTTCGACGACCGCGCGGCCCAGGCCAAGTGGCAGAACGTGCTCGAATTTACCAACTGGCTAAAGGAACGCGGCAGGGGCGGGCGCGAGCGGGATGGCGAAGAAAAGAACCTGCTCGAATTGACCCAGATGGTGGCCTTGATGTCGATGCTCGAGGGGCAGGACGATGAACAGGACGCAGTGCGCATGTCGACCCTGCACGCCTCCAAGGGGCTGGAATACCCGCATGTGTTCCTGGTCGGCGTGGAAGAAGGCATCTTGCCGCACAAGGGCGATCCCGACGCGCCAGTGGAAATCATCGCCGCGCGTATCCAGGAAGAGCGGCGCCTGATGTACGTGGGCATTACCCGCGCCCAGCGCACCCTGCGCCTGAGCTGGTGCAAGAAGCGCAAGCGCGCCGGCGAGCTGGTGCATTGCGAACCATCGCGCTTCATCAAGGAAATGGCGCTCGACGTCGGCGATGCGCCGCCGAAGGAAACCGAAATTATTACGCCAAAGGAAAGGCTGGCCAGCCTGAAAGCGCTGCTGGCGACGCCCAAATTGTAA
- a CDS encoding DUF4214 domain-containing protein: MATVAELTNLPLSGYQHIDALLDKGPHWNFITGLPANTLYYTFSITSGTEAGKTGQEAFTLAQQNNVRIAFDELRALTGIEFVETSNGAAAQIHLCNIDITSSNTVGLCSWQGGYSFNPVTNEVVSYNANAWVYLDNAEWRMRNRDLTPGTEGYETLLHELGHAVGLKHPFEGDIVLSAGQDNAGNTLMTYAPHTNNHAEFSPYDIAALKWIYGGDGLGGALGFNASTEAIYLTGTNSAETLVGTAFNDTLQGNGGNDVINGGDGNDTAVFTGVRNNYNITSTADGNLTVTSAAEGIDTLISIEQLRFADMTVERAMVIDSVPPEAPSFAVTKNAKGYTTGNNPLITGVAEANSTVKIYLGQTLIATTTAGANGVFKVTGSTLPDGTDYRVYATATDSAGNVSATSGFDTFNVDGKAPTAPTNTYSLDAGGNKPVFSGSGEAGTSIVMVHAVKAIEIGRTTVGADGRWTLASDALPNGDYVVGASSVDIADNVTSATTRMNFTIASSANQTGGAGNDKFIVGAGDNAIDGGAGVDTAIYAGSSANYTVARAIWGYTVAAKSGTDGKDTLINVERIQFSDGFKAIDIDGIGGQAYRLYEAALGRPAEKAGLGYWMWRMEGGTSLVTVAQEFTQQPEFAAIYGAAPTDAQFLRQLYLNILDREPDAAGYEYWVGRIESSSRAQIMVEFSEGFENQAQVIGTISGGMDYTPWV, encoded by the coding sequence ATGGCAACGGTAGCAGAACTGACAAATTTGCCCCTTTCGGGTTACCAACATATCGATGCGCTGCTCGATAAGGGACCCCATTGGAATTTTATTACTGGCCTGCCGGCCAATACCCTGTACTACACGTTCTCGATTACCTCGGGTACCGAGGCCGGAAAGACCGGGCAGGAAGCCTTTACGCTGGCGCAGCAGAACAACGTGCGCATCGCATTCGACGAGTTGCGCGCGCTGACTGGAATCGAATTTGTCGAAACATCGAACGGTGCCGCCGCGCAGATCCATCTGTGCAATATCGACATCACGAGCAGCAACACCGTTGGCCTGTGCAGCTGGCAGGGCGGCTACAGCTTCAACCCCGTTACCAACGAGGTCGTTAGCTATAACGCCAATGCCTGGGTTTACCTCGACAATGCCGAGTGGCGCATGCGCAACCGCGATCTGACACCAGGGACCGAAGGCTATGAAACCCTGCTGCACGAACTGGGTCATGCGGTGGGCCTGAAGCATCCGTTCGAGGGCGATATCGTATTGTCGGCAGGGCAAGACAATGCCGGCAATACCCTGATGACCTATGCGCCACATACGAATAATCATGCCGAATTCAGTCCGTACGACATCGCTGCGCTGAAGTGGATCTACGGCGGCGACGGCCTGGGCGGAGCGCTTGGTTTCAACGCTTCCACTGAAGCGATTTACCTTACCGGTACCAACAGCGCCGAGACGCTGGTTGGTACCGCATTCAATGACACCCTGCAAGGCAATGGAGGAAATGACGTGATCAATGGCGGCGATGGCAACGACACGGCGGTATTTACCGGCGTACGCAATAACTACAACATTACTAGCACCGCGGATGGCAATCTTACCGTGACCAGCGCGGCAGAGGGTATCGATACCCTGATTTCGATCGAGCAGTTGCGCTTCGCGGACATGACCGTCGAGCGCGCGATGGTGATCGATTCAGTGCCGCCGGAGGCCCCAAGCTTCGCCGTCACCAAGAATGCCAAGGGCTATACAACCGGCAATAATCCGCTCATCACCGGTGTCGCCGAAGCCAATTCGACGGTGAAGATCTATCTGGGCCAAACCCTGATCGCCACGACTACGGCAGGCGCGAACGGTGTGTTCAAGGTCACCGGCAGCACACTGCCGGATGGCACCGACTACCGGGTGTATGCGACTGCAACCGATAGTGCAGGCAACGTCTCTGCAACTAGCGGGTTCGACACGTTCAATGTCGACGGCAAGGCGCCGACCGCGCCGACCAACACGTATTCGCTGGACGCGGGCGGGAACAAGCCAGTCTTCAGCGGTAGCGGCGAAGCCGGCACGAGCATCGTGATGGTACACGCCGTGAAAGCCATTGAAATCGGCCGTACCACGGTAGGCGCAGACGGCAGGTGGACCCTGGCATCCGACGCGCTGCCAAACGGCGACTATGTCGTGGGTGCCTCGTCGGTAGACATTGCCGACAACGTCACCAGCGCCACCACCCGCATGAATTTCACCATTGCAAGCAGCGCCAACCAGACCGGCGGCGCGGGTAACGACAAGTTCATCGTCGGCGCCGGCGACAATGCCATCGACGGCGGTGCTGGTGTCGACACTGCGATATATGCCGGCAGCAGCGCAAATTATACGGTGGCGCGCGCCATCTGGGGCTATACCGTGGCGGCCAAATCGGGCACTGACGGCAAGGACACCCTGATCAACGTCGAGCGCATTCAGTTCAGCGACGGCTTCAAGGCGATCGACATCGACGGCATTGGCGGTCAGGCTTACCGCCTGTACGAAGCAGCACTCGGCCGTCCGGCGGAAAAGGCAGGGCTCGGTTACTGGATGTGGCGCATGGAAGGCGGTACCTCGTTAGTGACGGTTGCCCAGGAATTCACACAGCAGCCCGAGTTCGCCGCCATCTACGGCGCAGCGCCCACCGACGCGCAGTTCCTGCGCCAGCTCTACCTCAACATCCTGGACCGCGAACCGGATGCCGCCGGTTACGAGTACTGGGTGGGCCGCATCGAGAGCAGCAGCCGCGCTCAGATCATGGTCGAGTTCAGTGAGGGCTTCGAGAACCAGGCGCAGGTCATTGGCACGATTAGTGGCGGCATGGACTACACGCCGTGGGTCTAA
- the modA gene encoding molybdate ABC transporter substrate-binding protein encodes MNKLLGILFATLLALPATSATAAPLLVAAASDLVYCIDELAAAFRQQAPGTEIKISTGASGNFVAQIRNGAPFHVFLSADMLYPTQLAKLGAADGATLRPYAIGRIVLWTTDARFDLSQGMKVLRDSRIKRIAIANPDTAPYGRAARAALERDKLWEALQPRLVIGENIAQAAQFVQTGNAQLGIVSLATVRAPKMAGVGRYHLISELGVAPIEQGAIVTNAGSKEPMALRFVRFLGSPPARAILERHGFGLPPASDD; translated from the coding sequence ATGAATAAATTGCTCGGCATCTTGTTTGCAACACTGCTGGCCCTGCCTGCTACGTCAGCTACGGCCGCGCCGCTGCTGGTGGCTGCGGCAAGCGACCTGGTGTATTGCATCGACGAGCTGGCGGCGGCCTTCCGCCAGCAGGCACCCGGTACCGAGATCAAGATCTCCACCGGTGCTTCCGGCAATTTCGTTGCCCAGATCCGCAACGGCGCGCCCTTCCACGTGTTTCTGTCGGCCGACATGCTGTATCCCACCCAGCTGGCGAAACTGGGCGCGGCCGATGGCGCCACCCTGCGTCCTTACGCGATCGGCCGCATCGTGCTGTGGACCACCGATGCGCGTTTCGACCTGAGCCAGGGCATGAAGGTGTTACGCGATTCACGCATCAAGCGCATCGCCATCGCCAACCCCGACACCGCGCCATATGGCCGCGCCGCCAGGGCAGCGCTTGAGCGCGACAAGCTGTGGGAGGCGCTTCAGCCGCGCCTCGTGATCGGCGAGAACATCGCCCAGGCGGCGCAGTTCGTCCAGACCGGCAACGCCCAACTGGGCATCGTGTCGCTGGCCACCGTGCGCGCGCCGAAGATGGCGGGCGTGGGGCGCTACCACCTGATCAGCGAGCTTGGGGTGGCGCCGATCGAACAGGGCGCCATCGTCACCAATGCGGGCAGCAAGGAACCGATGGCACTGCGCTTCGTGCGCTTTCTCGGTTCGCCGCCGGCGCGCGCCATCCTCGAACGCCACGGCTTCGGCCTGCCCCCTGCTTCAGATGATTGA